One window of Verrucomicrobiia bacterium genomic DNA carries:
- a CDS encoding PA domain-containing protein, which translates to MPEARGVALFLGFMLALTAAAAERDAALRADSAALTQQPHRLVGTAEGRAAAAYVAKRLRAMGLDAVIEQEFPAAQMRVLRCEVEVRTAEGAARTLALLPMRANGIMPPVTPPGGLSGPLLHAGRGDPEDFGERRVAGAIVVLDYNCGRGWLRAFRQGALAVIFVPAERAEAWHCHASETTANLPRFYLPAGRSALPEGAIATIHSEIVWETAYGCNVFGYLRGSQPVFDLEKEEAIILATALDSYGEVPFASPGGRGAANIAVLLRL; encoded by the coding sequence ATGCCTGAGGCGCGCGGCGTGGCTTTATTCCTCGGCTTCATGCTGGCGCTGACCGCGGCGGCGGCGGAGCGCGACGCTGCGCTGCGCGCTGATAGCGCGGCGCTGACCCAGCAGCCGCATCGCCTGGTGGGCACAGCCGAAGGCAGAGCTGCGGCCGCCTACGTGGCGAAGCGGCTGCGCGCTATGGGGCTGGACGCGGTGATCGAACAGGAATTCCCGGCGGCGCAAATGCGCGTCTTGCGCTGCGAAGTCGAAGTGCGCACCGCCGAAGGCGCAGCGCGGACGCTCGCGCTTTTGCCCATGCGCGCCAATGGCATCATGCCGCCGGTCACCCCGCCAGGGGGATTGAGCGGACCGCTGCTGCATGCCGGCCGCGGTGACCCCGAAGATTTTGGCGAGCGTCGGGTGGCTGGCGCCATTGTCGTGCTCGATTACAACTGCGGCCGCGGCTGGTTGCGCGCTTTTCGCCAGGGCGCGCTGGCGGTGATCTTTGTCCCGGCTGAGCGCGCCGAAGCCTGGCACTGCCATGCTAGCGAGACCACGGCCAATTTGCCGCGGTTCTATCTGCCGGCAGGAAGAAGCGCCCTACCCGAAGGCGCGATCGCCACTATCCACAGCGAAATTGTGTGGGAAACAGCCTACGGCTGCAATGTCTTCGGCTATTTGCGCGGCAGCCAGCCGGTCTTCGATCTGGAGAAGGAAGAGGCGATCATTCTCGCCACCGCGCTCGACAGCTATGGCGAGGTGCCCTTCGCTTCTCCCGGCGGCCGCGGCGCTGCTAATATCGCCGTGCTCTTGCGCCTG
- a CDS encoding ABC transporter ATP-binding protein: MVEVRNVSKIYRLGGEEIRALDNVSLDIEAGEFISIIGPSGSGKSTLMHILGCLDSPTSGTIKLDGLMIHNASPRQLAHIRNQKIGFVFQFFNLLPKLNVLQNVELPMVYAGLSARARRERAERALELVGLANRAKHRPSQLSGGQQQRVAIARAMANQPAILLCDEPTANLDLRTGQEILEILQRLNRERGVTVICATHDHRMMNICDRLMWIRDGRIERIARREEVKIQIGSIGGKHA; the protein is encoded by the coding sequence CTGGTTGAAGTCCGCAACGTCAGCAAAATCTACCGCCTGGGCGGCGAGGAAATCCGCGCGCTCGATAATGTCTCCCTGGACATCGAGGCGGGCGAGTTCATCTCCATCATCGGCCCCTCCGGCAGCGGCAAATCCACCCTCATGCACATCCTGGGTTGTCTGGACAGCCCCACCAGCGGCACCATCAAGCTGGATGGCCTGATGATCCACAATGCCTCGCCGCGGCAACTGGCCCATATTCGCAACCAGAAAATCGGTTTTGTATTTCAGTTCTTCAACCTCCTGCCCAAACTCAACGTGCTGCAAAACGTGGAGCTGCCCATGGTCTACGCCGGCCTCTCAGCCAGGGCGCGCCGCGAACGCGCCGAACGCGCTCTCGAGCTGGTGGGCCTGGCCAACCGCGCCAAACATCGCCCCAGCCAGTTGTCCGGCGGCCAGCAGCAGCGCGTGGCCATCGCCCGCGCCATGGCCAATCAGCCGGCGATTCTCCTCTGCGACGAGCCCACGGCCAACCTCGACCTGCGCACGGGACAGGAAATACTCGAAATCCTTCAACGCCTCAACCGCGAGCGCGGCGTCACCGTGATCTGCGCGACGCATGATCACCGCATGATGAACATCTGCGATCGCCTGATGTGGATCCGCGACGGCCGCATCGAAAGGATCGCGCGGCGCGAAGAGGTGAAGATCCAGATCGGCTCCATCGGAGGAAAACATGCCTGA
- a CDS encoding efflux RND transporter periplasmic adaptor subunit: MRFVLIILVVLGMAGGGYYFYQSRHAILPGPAAPREIPTAVVEPRNIEFVITAAGDIGPADQVSVRMEVNGRISVLPVDIGDRVKKGELLCQLDDRDLQIERDQRLTEISGAKLQIESARLRLEKAQRDYDRAVKLYEERVVAREEFDNLKTELEAAQNQVQVANNNLERAEKALKLVEDRITKTRMLAPFDCTVLTRPVSLGQTVSGAAGFNSGTEIMTIANLNEMVVNAHINQADVVRLQPGQKVEIQVESLPGLKLEGRVERIAPQATIRNNIKGFATRIQIRDMDPRVRPGMTATLSIPVASVTNALAVPLAAVFTEEGQRFVLVKGPNGIERRDVAVGIFDYQFAEVQSGLKGGEVVLLEMPREGFEELKKSTTNTFKAGVESGKGGRNFGGNPAGGPRRGGS, encoded by the coding sequence ATGCGTTTTGTTTTGATTATTTTAGTGGTCCTGGGGATGGCCGGCGGCGGCTACTATTTTTATCAAAGCCGCCATGCCATACTGCCCGGCCCGGCGGCGCCCCGGGAAATCCCCACCGCGGTGGTGGAGCCGCGGAACATCGAGTTTGTCATTACGGCCGCAGGTGACATCGGTCCCGCCGACCAGGTCTCAGTCCGCATGGAGGTTAACGGCCGCATCTCCGTTCTGCCGGTGGACATCGGCGACCGGGTGAAAAAGGGCGAGCTGCTCTGCCAGTTGGACGACCGGGACCTGCAGATTGAGCGCGACCAGCGGCTGACGGAAATCTCCGGCGCCAAATTGCAAATCGAGTCCGCCCGCCTGCGTCTGGAAAAGGCGCAGCGGGACTACGATCGCGCCGTGAAACTCTACGAAGAGCGTGTGGTGGCCAGGGAGGAGTTTGACAATCTGAAAACGGAGTTGGAGGCCGCCCAAAACCAGGTGCAGGTGGCCAACAACAACCTGGAACGCGCCGAAAAAGCACTTAAACTGGTGGAGGATCGCATCACCAAGACCCGCATGCTGGCCCCCTTCGACTGCACCGTGCTGACCCGCCCGGTGTCGCTCGGCCAGACAGTCAGCGGCGCGGCCGGCTTCAATTCCGGCACGGAAATCATGACCATCGCCAACCTCAATGAAATGGTGGTCAATGCCCACATCAATCAGGCCGATGTCGTGCGCCTGCAACCGGGACAAAAGGTGGAAATCCAGGTGGAATCCCTCCCCGGATTAAAATTGGAGGGGCGCGTGGAGCGCATCGCCCCCCAGGCCACCATCCGCAATAACATCAAAGGTTTCGCCACGCGCATCCAGATCCGCGACATGGACCCCCGCGTGCGTCCCGGCATGACCGCCACCCTGAGCATCCCCGTCGCCTCCGTGACCAATGCCCTGGCCGTCCCCCTGGCCGCCGTCTTCACCGAGGAAGGCCAGCGTTTCGTGCTGGTCAAAGGCCCCAACGGCATCGAGCGGCGGGATGTCGCGGTGGGCATCTTCGACTACCAATTCGCCGAGGTGCAGTCCGGCTTGAAGGGCGGCGAGGTGGTGCTGCTGGAAATGCCGCGGGAGGGTTTTGAGGAGCTTAAAAAGAGCACCACCAACACCTTCAAAGCCGGCGTAGAATCCGGCAAAGGCGGCAGGAACTTCGGCGGAAATCCCGCCGGCGGCCCCCGGCGCGGCGGCAGCTAA
- a CDS encoding phosphotransferase: protein MNISCAAREFLAGTEWRGAVIEPVAGDASARRYWRLARGRHTAILMDASAVAACLPPYVQVAGHLRRLGFSAPEVLAVDYERGCAVVEDFGDMPFARWLEEGQEEERAYTLATEVLIALHQRADAILPGWRAYDPAQMLADIELYLDWVAPALPETVRVEFRQRWMRVLPLAHQVPASLLLRDYHVANLMWLPQRPGIQQAGLIDFQDAYQGPVTYDLVSLLEDARRDVPPGLREKMLARYLAAFRAPNQDNFRASLAILAAQRHTRVLAIFARLAAREGKPEYQRRHAPRVRRLLRQALAHPVLAPVAAWFEDYGKLD from the coding sequence GTGAACATAAGCTGCGCAGCCCGGGAATTTCTGGCGGGCACGGAATGGCGCGGGGCGGTCATCGAGCCGGTGGCCGGGGATGCCTCGGCGCGCCGGTATTGGCGGCTGGCCCGCGGCAGGCACACGGCCATTTTAATGGATGCCTCCGCCGTTGCAGCCTGCCTGCCGCCCTATGTGCAGGTGGCGGGGCACCTCCGCAGGCTGGGGTTCAGCGCTCCGGAAGTGCTGGCCGTGGACTATGAGCGGGGCTGCGCCGTTGTTGAAGATTTTGGCGATATGCCCTTCGCGAGGTGGCTGGAGGAGGGGCAGGAGGAGGAAAGGGCCTACACGCTGGCCACGGAGGTTTTAATTGCCCTGCATCAACGCGCTGACGCGATATTACCCGGCTGGCGCGCCTATGACCCCGCCCAGATGCTGGCGGACATTGAATTATATCTGGACTGGGTGGCCCCGGCACTGCCCGAGACCGTGCGTGTCGAATTCCGGCAGCGATGGATGCGGGTTTTGCCGCTGGCCCACCAAGTGCCGGCCTCTCTGCTCTTGCGGGATTATCACGTGGCCAATCTGATGTGGCTGCCGCAGCGCCCCGGCATACAACAGGCCGGGCTGATTGATTTTCAGGATGCGTATCAGGGGCCGGTGACCTATGATCTCGTGTCCTTGTTGGAGGATGCCCGGCGGGATGTGCCGCCGGGGCTGCGCGAGAAGATGCTGGCGCGTTATCTGGCCGCTTTTCGGGCCCCGAATCAGGACAACTTCAGAGCATCGCTGGCCATTCTGGCCGCCCAGCGACATACCCGCGTGCTGGCCATTTTTGCGCGGCTGGCGGCGCGTGAAGGCAAGCCGGAATACCAACGGCGTCATGCGCCGCGGGTGCGCCGGCTGTTGAGGCAGGCGCTGGCCCACCCGGTATTGGCCCCCGTTGCCGCATGGTTTGAGGATTATGGGAAACTCGATTGA
- a CDS encoding nucleotidyltransferase family protein — protein sequence MGNSIDRAMVLAAGYGTRMRPLTDRLPKPLVPIAGRPMIAYALEHLRAAGVREVVVNVAHLKEPLIQYLRSYPGLQCLISEEAEPLETGGGLRHALPLLGERPLYVINSDILWIDRGEPALHRLARHWDEARMDWLFLVQSRARAVGYERGEDHLFITPENTLAWDAHEAPYIIASVYVMHPRVLAGVAPGRFSAKILWRKAMEEKRLWCVPHTGLWCQAGTIADLQRAEELIRSFGAREPSSPVTPQ from the coding sequence ATGGGAAACTCGATTGATCGCGCGATGGTGCTGGCCGCCGGTTACGGCACGCGAATGCGTCCCCTTACTGACCGGCTGCCCAAACCCCTGGTGCCGATTGCGGGCCGGCCGATGATTGCCTACGCTCTTGAGCATTTGCGCGCGGCGGGCGTGCGGGAGGTGGTGGTGAACGTAGCGCACCTGAAAGAGCCGTTGATACAATACCTGCGCAGTTACCCCGGCCTGCAATGTTTGATATCTGAGGAAGCTGAACCGCTGGAGACCGGCGGGGGATTGCGCCACGCGCTTCCTTTGCTGGGCGAGCGTCCCCTGTATGTCATCAACTCGGACATCCTATGGATTGACCGGGGGGAGCCGGCCCTCCATCGGCTGGCACGGCATTGGGACGAGGCGCGCATGGACTGGCTTTTTTTGGTGCAGTCGCGCGCCCGCGCGGTGGGGTATGAGCGGGGCGAAGATCATCTTTTCATCACGCCGGAGAACACGCTGGCCTGGGATGCCCACGAGGCGCCCTACATAATTGCCAGTGTGTATGTGATGCATCCGCGGGTATTGGCCGGGGTGGCCCCCGGCCGGTTTTCCGCCAAGATACTATGGCGCAAAGCGATGGAGGAGAAACGGCTGTGGTGTGTTCCGCACACCGGCCTCTGGTGCCAGGCCGGGACCATCGCCGATTTGCAACGGGCCGAGGAATTGATCAGGAGCTTTGGTGCGCGCGAGCCATCGTCGCCGGTCACTCCCCAATAA
- a CDS encoding secondary thiamine-phosphate synthase enzyme YjbQ encodes MKSLTEYLWFEVPGRRGFVNITPTVENLVRKSGVKEGLCLVNAMHITASVFINDAENGLLHDYEVWLEKLAPHAPIEQYHHNRTGEDNADAHLKRQVMGREVVVAITNGKLDFGPWEQIFYGEFDGNRRKRVLVKIIGE; translated from the coding sequence ATGAAATCCTTGACGGAATATCTCTGGTTCGAGGTGCCCGGCCGGCGCGGCTTTGTAAACATCACCCCCACCGTGGAGAACCTGGTGCGCAAAAGCGGAGTCAAAGAAGGATTGTGCCTGGTCAATGCCATGCACATCACCGCCTCGGTCTTCATCAACGATGCAGAAAATGGGCTGCTGCATGATTACGAAGTCTGGCTGGAAAAACTCGCGCCCCATGCCCCCATTGAGCAGTACCATCACAATCGCACCGGCGAGGACAACGCGGACGCCCATCTGAAGCGCCAGGTCATGGGCCGGGAAGTCGTCGTGGCCATCACCAATGGCAAATTGGATTTCGGCCCCTGGGAACAAATCTTCTATGGCGAATTCGACGGCAACCGCCGCAAGCGGGTGTTGGTAAAAATTATTGGGGAGTGA
- a CDS encoding SOS response-associated peptidase has product MCARYTQIRDLRALLELVQCRGGLPGWVPRYNIAPTQEAPVIVRTAEAVEVKLMRWGFLWSWASAPSECKPIINARAETVRYNFKDAFARRRCLVPADGFYEWETTLGAKRPWRFTLCEEAPFCFAGLWEVWRPRPAVQPELFPPAEGAIRSLETFTIITTTANALVEPFHWRMPVILVGKALQAWLDPAARADDLQNLLQPFPATLMQRHPASGYVNRPGFEGPENLRAEES; this is encoded by the coding sequence ATGTGTGCACGTTACACGCAAATCCGGGACCTTCGGGCGCTGTTGGAGCTGGTGCAATGCCGGGGTGGCCTGCCCGGCTGGGTGCCGCGGTACAACATCGCGCCTACGCAAGAGGCACCGGTGATCGTGCGGACTGCCGAGGCGGTCGAGGTGAAACTTATGCGCTGGGGGTTTCTCTGGTCGTGGGCATCGGCTCCGAGTGAATGCAAACCGATCATTAATGCCCGTGCCGAGACGGTCAGGTACAATTTCAAGGATGCCTTCGCCCGGCGGCGATGCCTGGTGCCGGCCGATGGGTTTTACGAGTGGGAGACCACGCTTGGCGCCAAACGCCCATGGCGTTTTACCTTGTGCGAGGAGGCGCCCTTTTGTTTTGCGGGCTTGTGGGAGGTCTGGAGGCCGCGGCCGGCCGTGCAGCCAGAATTATTCCCTCCCGCGGAGGGAGCCATTCGGTCCTTGGAAACGTTTACCATCATCACCACGACGGCCAATGCGCTGGTGGAGCCATTTCATTGGCGGATGCCGGTGATATTGGTGGGGAAGGCCTTGCAGGCGTGGCTGGATCCGGCGGCCAGGGCGGATGACTTGCAAAACCTTTTGCAGCCTTTTCCCGCCACCTTGATGCAACGTCATCCGGCCTCCGGTTACGTTAACCGGCCGGGCTTTGAAGGCCCGGAGAACTTGCGGGCCGAGGAAAGTTGA